From the genome of Methanothrix soehngenii GP6:
TGGCAGGTGCCAATGCCAAGAGCCTCGCCGCCAAGACCGGCCTGTCCGAGAAGAAGATCGCCGCCTGGAAGAGCGCTGCCAAAGCCCTGAGCTGAGACGCGCTATATCCCTCATCACCAATTTTTTCGGCTTTTCAAAGATATGAAATTCAGGAAAGGCCAAGATGGCTATAGTTGCCAGCATGGGCCTGGCCGGATTTGAACCGGCGGCCACTCGGTTATGAGCCGAGCGCTCTAACCGGACTAAGCTACAGGCCCAGAGGAATGCGCCGCCAACAGGGCTCGAACCTGTGACATTCTGGTTGCTGCTTATTCAATTAACAGCCAGACACTCTACCATCTGAGTTATGGCGGCTCGACCACCACCCTGGATGCACAATGATTTAAGCCTTTTGATTAGAGAGGATATCCTATGCGCGTCCTGAAGAAAGATCTGCGTGGCGAGGAGGGCGAGATCGCCCTTCTTCCCGAGTCCCTGGATGACCTGTGGCACCTGCGCCACTTAGTGGAGAGGGGAGACCTGGTATTCGCCCTGAGCCAGAGAAAGGTTCCAGCGATTGCTGACAAGGCCAGGCCGGAGAAGATGGAGAGAAAGACGGTACGCCTGGGCGTCAAGATAGAAGATGTAGAGTTTCACATGTACTCCAACTGGCTGCGGCTGCATGGACGCATAGTATCGGGCATGGATGTGGGATCGTACCACACCCTTAATATCGAGGTGGGAACGGACCTGTCCATACTCAAATATCACTGGAGGCCAGACCTCCTGGCGCGCATAGATGATGCGGTGAAAGAATCGCAACGGCCCAAGGTGGTGCTGGCCCTGGTGGAGGAGGGAGAGGCCACTATAGGCCTTCTCCGCCAGTTCGGGGTGCAGATGGCAGCAGAGATTCGCATGAGCAGCGGCAAAGGGAGCGGCGAGGACACCCGGGCCTCGTTTATGAGAGGGGTGGCCGAGGCCATAGATAACGCCGCCGGAGGGGGAGCAGACGTGATCCTCGCTGGCCCGGGATTTGCCAAGGACGACCTGAAGAAGGTGATAGACTCCTCTTACCCCGACCTGGCGGGGAGGATCGCCATGGACGATGCCTCCTCAATTGGCAGATCGGGCTTCCAGGAGGTGCTCCGCCGGGGAGCGGTGAAAAGCGTCCTTGAGTCCAGCCGCATAGCCAGGGAGGCAAAGCTGATCGAGGAGCTATTCAGGGAGATCGCTACGGGCGGCAAAGCGGCCTACGGCATCGCCGAGGTGCAGAAGGCGATGAATTACGGAGCCATAGAGAGCCTGCTGGTCTTGGACGAATTCGCCCGCCGGGGTGATGTGGACGATATCATGCGACAGGTAGGCAATTCCCGCGGCAAGGTGATCGTATTCAGCTCTGAGTTTGAGCCCGGGGATAGGCTGGCCTCTTTGGGCGGAGTGGCGGCATTGCTCAGGTTCAAGATAGCATGATCAAAGGGGGATGAAATGACCAGATGCTGCAAGTGTCCTATGCCTGCCGTAATCTATCAGAAGTACTCAGGAATGCATCTATGCCAATCTCACTTTGATGATGATGTCCACCGAAAGGTAAGGGAGACAATTCGCCAGACCGGGCTCTTTGCCCACGGCCTGAGACTGGCTCTGGCCATGGATGGAGGAAAGGGCAGCGCAGTTATGGCCAATATCATAAAGGAGCTGTTCGCGAGGCGAAGGGATATCGACCTCGCCCTCCTGATCCTCGATGACCACGGCCCTGGCGCGAAGTCGGCCTGGATCGCCTCCCAGCAGCTAGGGCTGCGCGTGTCCATCAAAGCTCTGCCTGTATCGCTCCTGAATGAGAGGGTGGCGAGCGATCCAGCCCCAGATCCAATCAGCTTTGCTCAAAAGATGAGGATGATGACCGGACTCGCGAGGGAGATGGGAGCGAACGCTATTGCCACCGGCCATGACCTGGACGATATGGCCACGGAGGTATTCATAAGCTATCTGGAGGGGAATATCTGTGGGCTGCAATATGGACGGCAGGAGACGAGGCAGGAGGGATATGAGCAGGGAATGATCCCCACCATCCAGCCATTGCGGCGAATACCCGGCAAGGAGGTCCGGCTCTATGCCCTCCAGCATGGTCTGTGCTTTGCCGAGATGAGATTAGAGGACGAGCTGCATAAAGAGGCAAGGCAAGAGCTCTGCCGCTTTGACTCCCGCCATCCGGGAACGAAGTATTCCCTGTTGCGCAGCCTGGAGAAGCTGGATAAAGAGAGATCGGATCGATCTGGATCCCAGAGGAGCAAAGCCTTTAAGTGATGATGAAAAACAACCGAGAGGTGTGCCTCGGTAGCTCAGCTGGTCCAGAGCGATTGACTTGTAATCAATAGGTCGCGTGTTCGAATCACGCTCGGGGCTTTTCTTTAAAAAATTTAAAGTCGAGCAAATAAGGATTTAATCCTAAAATAATTAAGAAGACAAGAAAAACAATCAAGTCTGATTTCCCCTCCCCATCCGAGGGGCTCTATCCTTCCCCTGGATAAAATAGATAGGCTTGGCTCAAATTTTGCGAGCCGCCTTTCAATCCAGGGATATGGATATTGGGCAGAAATATCCACTTAAGCCTTCTTCGTCCTTCTCACATCCAGTCTGGTCTTACATCTGGGACAGGCCTTCGGTCGGCTAACCCGCGTCTCCCATGCATAATGGCATTTGGGGCATTTCATTTGTTTCATATTAATACAGTTGTAATAAGAGTATTAATAACTTTCGATAGTATATGATTATCCCTATTATGGCCGCAAGCGCAAAGCCTATAATTGAATAGAGAGGGAAAAGAGAGAATTTCATGCACGAGATTTTGGAGATCCTTTACGAAAACGCCAAGGCAACACCTTCCGAGATCGCAGCGCTGCTGGGCAAATCCGAGGAGGAGGTGGCCCGGGAGATCAAAGAGATGGAGGATGCAGGAATAATAAGGAAATACATCACTCTGATCAACTGGGAGAAGCTCGACCAGAGCGTCGTCTTCGCCGTCCTGGAGCTGAAGGTAGCTCTGCAGAGAAAGACGGGCTACGATGCAGTGGCAGAGAGGATCGCCAGGTTCTCGGAGGTGGAGTCAGTGCGGCTGATCTCCGGAGGCCACGACCTGTCCGTTACCGTGCGGGGCAAATCCATGAAGGATATCGCCTATTTTGTGGCGGAGAAGATCGCCCCCCTGGATGGTGTCCAGTCCACCTGCACCCATTTCATACTCAAGAGCTATAAGGAGCATGGGGCTATCCTCACTGAGCAGCCCAAGCCCGAGAGACTGGTGATAACTCCATGAAGCAGCAGACAAAAAAGCAGCGCCTCAAGAATGTCCTCCCCTGGAATGCAAAAGATCACATCAATCAGTCGGTAAGGGATATGCCTCCCTCCGGGATACGCAAGTTCTTCGACCTGGTGAGCGAGATGAAAGGTGCGATCTCCCTGGGAGTGGGCGAGCCAGACTTCGTCACGCCCTGGCATGTGCGCGAGGCCTGCATCTACTCACTGGAACTGGGAAACACCCATTACACCTCCAATAAAGGCATGCCCGAGTTGAGGGAGGCCATCTGTCAGGAGGTCAGCAGGGATATGGGGATCGACTTCGACTGCAATGAGGAGATCCTCATCACCACTGGAGTGAGCGAGGCGGTGGACCTGGCCTTCCGGGCGACTCTGAACCCCGGCGAGGAAGCGGTGGTTCCCGAGCCCTGTTATGTGGCTTATACTCCGGACATCATCCTGGCCGGTGGAGTGCCAAAGACGGTCCCCACCCGGCTGGAGAATGAGTTTCGAGTCCAGGCGGAGGATGTCGCCAGAAGAGTGACCGAGAAGACCCGCAGCCTTCTCTTGAGCTATCCCAACAACCCCACCGGAGCTATAATGACCCGCTCGGACCTGGAGGACCTGGCTGATGTGGTGGTGGAAAACGACCTGATAGTGATATCCGATGAGGTCTATGCAGAATTAACCTATTCCAAAAGCCATATCAGCTTCGCCCAGCTGGAGGGTATGAAGGAGAGGACCCTCATCTTGAATGGCCTCTCCAAGTCGCATG
Proteins encoded in this window:
- a CDS encoding mRNA surveillance protein pelota, which gives rise to MRVLKKDLRGEEGEIALLPESLDDLWHLRHLVERGDLVFALSQRKVPAIADKARPEKMERKTVRLGVKIEDVEFHMYSNWLRLHGRIVSGMDVGSYHTLNIEVGTDLSILKYHWRPDLLARIDDAVKESQRPKVVLALVEEGEATIGLLRQFGVQMAAEIRMSSGKGSGEDTRASFMRGVAEAIDNAAGGGADVILAGPGFAKDDLKKVIDSSYPDLAGRIAMDDASSIGRSGFQEVLRRGAVKSVLESSRIAREAKLIEELFREIATGGKAAYGIAEVQKAMNYGAIESLLVLDEFARRGDVDDIMRQVGNSRGKVIVFSSEFEPGDRLASLGGVAALLRFKIA
- a CDS encoding tRNA lysidine(34) synthetase, giving the protein MTRCCKCPMPAVIYQKYSGMHLCQSHFDDDVHRKVRETIRQTGLFAHGLRLALAMDGGKGSAVMANIIKELFARRRDIDLALLILDDHGPGAKSAWIASQQLGLRVSIKALPVSLLNERVASDPAPDPISFAQKMRMMTGLAREMGANAIATGHDLDDMATEVFISYLEGNICGLQYGRQETRQEGYEQGMIPTIQPLRRIPGKEVRLYALQHGLCFAEMRLEDELHKEARQELCRFDSRHPGTKYSLLRSLEKLDKERSDRSGSQRSKAFK
- a CDS encoding Lrp/AsnC family transcriptional regulator, yielding MHEILEILYENAKATPSEIAALLGKSEEEVAREIKEMEDAGIIRKYITLINWEKLDQSVVFAVLELKVALQRKTGYDAVAERIARFSEVESVRLISGGHDLSVTVRGKSMKDIAYFVAEKIAPLDGVQSTCTHFILKSYKEHGAILTEQPKPERLVITP
- a CDS encoding aminotransferase class I/II-fold pyridoxal phosphate-dependent enzyme, which encodes MKQQTKKQRLKNVLPWNAKDHINQSVRDMPPSGIRKFFDLVSEMKGAISLGVGEPDFVTPWHVREACIYSLELGNTHYTSNKGMPELREAICQEVSRDMGIDFDCNEEILITTGVSEAVDLAFRATLNPGEEAVVPEPCYVAYTPDIILAGGVPKTVPTRLENEFRVQAEDVARRVTEKTRSLLLSYPNNPTGAIMTRSDLEDLADVVVENDLIVISDEVYAELTYSKSHISFAQLEGMKERTLILNGLSKSHAMTGWRIGYAMGDPALVGAMTKIHQYTMLCAPTMAQVAALEAMQSGKDEMLHMRHEYDLRRRLFVSGLNRIGLDCFEPKGAFYAFPSVQRFGLSSEEFAERLLYEQKVAVVPGNVFGESGEGFLRCSYATSREELIEALDRMEIFIKSL